The genomic region GAGCAGGTTAGATCCCCAATCTTCTATCCTACATAAAATAAATGTTATTTCGAATCCAGTATTTTACATATATTTAATCTAGAATAAAATTTTGGCGTATTTGATTTATTTATTTGGCAGTTTGTTTAATTAGATTTGATTTATGGGCAGCGCTGGCTCGCTCAGTTCCTAAAGTCCATACCTGTTGTTACCGAATATAGTTTGGTTCTCTATCATCGTTGTATACAGTGATACGTCGGTTCCAGTGACTTTGGCAATTGTAATGGAGGTTCGTGATGATCGGAAGGATCGGGTTGGCGAGGCTTCGTTAGGTTTCGATGCGCGTTGTCGGATTCGAACCAGTAGGTGCCACATAATTCTCCGTCTAAATGGCTCGTGTCGGCTCGGAGCGTATGAGACTCTTAATTGTCAGATCCGTGGATCCTATTGATGTATCATGATACTTTAATGTATTTTCGATGTGTCCTTTTTTTGGTGAACTGCTTGAGTGGGATCCACAATCTACTTTGTCCCTGGTCCAGATTCTGGCAAAAGTACTTGTGATTCCTGAGGCCGACAGCTTGCAGCTTTTGTGTGCCGATAACCCCGCCCACTGCTGGTCAACCCCTTCACCCTGGAATATTTCCTTGCCAACCAGCTCTATCCAATGTCTAGGTCTAGCCGAACTGTCGGGGATGTTTGTGGTGTCGACAACCATAAATTTTGGATAAAAGATGTTCTCAGACGACCCAAGGTTTGCGACAGATGCTATCGCATCACAGCAGATATGAAGTGCTTGCATCAAGCCATGTCAAGAGAAGGCTTCGGAATGCGAGTTCCACTCTCGGAGCTACACAGGTCTGCCGAATCCTCACTTTGTCGTTTGTGCAGCATCTTTCTTTGCTTGGCTCTACACTCACTACTAAATGAGAGTTTCTTCAACTGGCCTGTGGCGAAATTCCTTAAGGTTCATAAGACGGCGATTGCGGCGCTTCATGTACGGGCTGTTGTTCAACCTGTGGGGCTGCGGAAGTCATTTTGCGATCTACAAATACTACTGCTGTACGGAGGGATAGTAGATGCTGGAATCCAAGCGCGGGATGCTATGGATCAACATCTCAGATTCATGATTTACGCATGCCCTAGTAAGTGCCTTCTCCTCTCATTCTTCAAGTTCGATAACTGATTTTCACCTCGCCATTTCTAATCAGATGACCGAGAAGCTACATATATCCGTTCTCGGGAGTGTGACCACAATGTGAACTCTGAAGCTGCCTACTCCAAGATCAGATCGTGGATAGCGGACTGTGATGACCGTCATTCATGCTGCCCCCGTCCAGTACCGATGCCATTGCCCACACGTGTTCTCGATCTGAATAACCCAGACAGCGTGAAATTACACGAGACGCAGTCAGAACGCGGTCAATATGCTGCTCTTAGCTATTGCTGGGGCAAGAAACAGCCATCCAAGTCTCTCCCATCGTCTTCTCAAGGTATGTTGCCATAGCCTGATAGATAGTGGCATGCTGACATATCAACCTTCCTTCTAGATGGCTCCACAAATCTACAAATTTCTTCTCTGCCCCTTACCATTCAGGACGCAATCACGGTTACGAGGCAAATTGGCCTCAGATACCTTTGGGTTGACGCACTCTGTATCATCCAGGACTCCAACGAAGACAGAGACACCGAAATTGCACGGATGGCGCAATACTACCAGAGCGCTTCGATAACCATATTTGCAGCCAGCGCGAGCGGCTCCGATCAAGGATTTTTAGCATCCACAGCTTCAGTAAGGTCCCGAGAGCCCGATGCTACATCATATCAATTCCAATTATCAATTGCTTTGCCGGATGGGACTGTGGGTATTGTTAGCGCCGAGTATTGCATATGGGACAACGGGGTCTCTCCGGAGCCTTTGGATCATCGTGCTTGGGCTTACCAGGAACATCTTCTATGCCGCCGGGCCTTGACATACGGGACGTCAACGCTAACTTGGCGCTGTGGAGAAGGATTACAAACCTGGAATTCTTGGCTGCGTAGGCACCAGAAAGAAGTGACCAAACTTCTTCCTCAGGGACGGAGTCAGTACCTTTACAAGAAAGAATGGAAAGACATGATAGCCATCTACAATTACCGCAATCTCACCTTTCTAGAAGACAAACTACCTGCCATCTCTGCGCTGGCGAGCGAAGTTTTCCGCATCTCTGTCGAGAACGGCGGCGAGCCTGGCAAATACCTCGCAGGAGTTTGGGAAAATGATCTCCATAATCAGTTGCTCTGGTTCACGGCTCCGGGAGAGAGTCGAGATGTCCGATGCATCCCGTACCGCGCCCCAAGCTGGTCTTGGGCGTCTGTTGAGTGCAACGTTCTATTTCCGGACCCGGGTAGTGGCCTAGATGCTGTTGAGATCGAAAACCCAAAGAGTCTTCAGCTGGAGATCATCGACTGCGGTGTGACGCCTCGTTGCAGTCTGCTACCATTAGGGCAGGTCACTGCGGGCCGGCTACGGGTACGAGGTTGTCTGGTCCATGGGGCCAGTATCCCAGACCCAGAAAGCTGGTTGCTAGGTACATTCAAAGGCACGAAAAGCGATATTGTGCTGAAATTGGATTGCTATGGAGTAGGAGACACGGCCACAATTTTGAAGGCACAATCGTGCTGGTGGTTGCAAGTTCAACATCATTACGGGCTGGTCTTGGAGCctgttgatggtgatatcTACAGGCGCGTTGGCTGTGTGGTGTTTCAGAATTGGTCTGAATTTAGTGGGAAAAAACAAATTATTGATCTTATCTGAGGTTTAATACAAGTGTTGTGTCGATTGAAGGGACTCCCTTAGTCGGGTTACGACTCCATTAAAAATAGCCAGGCTGGCGATCAATTCCACCTTCAACTCAATCCCGTCAATTTTTTTGTGGAAGTTCAAGTCATGCCATCATTCAGTCCAAAGGACTTCATTACCACGATTACTTGAAAGCATAAGCTCTGCCTTGAGGAACGAAGTGACGAGAGGTCTTATGTGGGGTCCCATAGGGACATGGGCCCGTACACACGCGGGTTCCTTCACAGTAGGACGTCCGTTACACCTACAGCCACATCCGGATGCGGATTTACAATTGCCGCACCCGGGTGCGGTAAGCATTCGTCGCCCACCACATCATCACGATTTATCGTGCACAACGTTCAAATCACAAGATCTAGAACTGCAATTAATTCCTAGTCACTTAACTGAATACAATTCCTACTGCTCTTTTCCATCATTCTCAGCCGCCTCCCAGATATCGCGCATGCCTCTTCTACTAGAAAAAGGATTGCTTGCCATCTCTGCGGCTACCCGGGCCTCCACCGGTCATCTCTGCGGTATGATAAAAATAAGCTACCAGTGGTGTCTTGAATCGAAACAGCTGGGCAAGCGTTGTACGGCGCCAACTAGATCCAGAGATTGGACCAAGGAGGATATGATGGCGTACCTAGGTTGGAGCAAGGCAAAGGTAGACCTAGCGCCCTCCGATACTACGGGTCAGAAAAGCCGAGCTCCTTCACATACCTAGGGGTCTGTTAGATGAAGTATTTTGTTTTAATGGAAAGCCAAGGAAATACATACTAACTCATCCCAGAGTTTAAGATCTCTTTCATAGAATTTTTGGCTGTTCGGCCTTAATTTCCGAGGCATGACATGATGGTTGATTATGCTCCGGTCGCTTTTGAAGCCTCTCTCCTTAGCTAGTACAAGTATTCCCATGGTGGTGACCGTATTGGACGATCAGCTGAGCAGAGTGCGGGCTCGAATTCAATCAGTGATAAAGAAGGATACGTATTCTGGCCGTGCCATCGCTTACGGATACGTCAACTGTGATTCTCCTGGACATATTCGTGTCACAACATCGAGTGGGAAGCCAGTCCTCCGGGACTCTACTATGATCCAAGGTCAGCATGATCGTTCTTGATGACCTACTTTGAGCCGTCGAGGGAGAATTTATATGCTTTAGCTATCATGCCGATGGCAGAGAATCAAGAGGCATGGGAAGAATGGAAGGCTTTGAAGGAAGACAAAGTCACACTCAAGCGGGACATCGCTGCTTGCTTTGAGAAAGGCAGTATTAAAGGGCTAGAACTCATTATCAATGAGAGCGACTGGTACTTCTATCCTGTCTATATGCTTCCTCCTGAGGGAAGATGGAGCAAGGGGAGAGTGTTTCTTCTAGGGGACGCCGCTCATGCTGTAAGTAGTGTACCCCATTCACCTTGGTTATATCACCTGACATCAACAAATAGATGCCACCTCAGGGCGAAAGTACCGGTATCGCGATTGAAGACGGTGTCCTATTCGCACACGTACTTGGCGAGGGGATAGCAAAGGGTGTCCCTTATGTGACGGAAGCCTGCGAAGTCCTAAGACGGCATGGCATTGAGAAGATGCACGCTGAGACGATGTTTCGCTGGAACGCTGGAAGTTCGCCTTCGTGGCCATGGAATTTGCTACTTGGGCctatattcttcttcccaaCCATCGACAGAAAGATTACTTTAAATGGGATGTAAGTAGCTTCAAGCTTCCATCAGAGTAACTGACATTCTGTAGACAGGCTTATTAAGGCAATAAATATCTATTGATAGCTCTCCGATTTCGGTGTCAAGTTAATGCAGTTGTAACATAGAATTGTCCAGTCCGCCACGAAAGTCAGCTAGGCAGCAAGGATCCCAGGTGCCATAACCGGATCAGAAATATTTTATGTAAAAGGCACTCTTTGACTATAACcactattattataactgCTTGACTAGGTGCTGCCCGCAAGGTTAAATTTCGGTTGCAAACACAACTTTTGCCATAAAACCGGCCGAGGGTTATCCGGTACAGCGGCCAGTCAAACACAAGCAGCAATTCAATACGTACACGACTCGTATATCTATTAAGACAGCTGGCCGCAGCAGCTTGAAGCTTAAAAGAAGAACAGCTATGTGATTTGCGAGCTCAACCCCGTTGTGGTCGATGACCCCGACCTCAACGCAGGTGATTAACATTGACTGTGATAACATTGTGGATATATCATCAGAGAATTCTAGGTTTTTAATATGCTGTGGCTGGAGGATTACAGAAGCAAACATCTAAGTCGGGCAGAAATCTTAAGGATATGTACATAGCCTAGAACACTACTAGGCTGCGCCTCCACCAATAAATATACTGCGCCACCGCCGATAAGCTGCGCCTTTATCAGTAACTACTTCAAATCAATAAAAACCTCTCTAACTTTCCTCGCCTGCCCAAGGCATACAGTCCATCATCGATCCATCAACTCGCGGGGTTAAAGACGCTTTAATCATGGCCTCAACGACATCCTACAGTCAAGGAGAAACCTCACAGCGAGCCCCGCACAGGCGAGCCAACGTGGGATGGCTCTCCCCTTGTAAGTACGCTCAAGCGCAGCCTTGCATTCTAATCGCTGATGCCAACAGCAACCCAACCACCGAAAGCAATTATTAACAGCAACTACGGCCCTGCGCTCACAAACGAGGAATTATATGCTGTGGCTCGCAGCCTGTCTAAATTAGAccaatttcttcttctttattgCCAGCATTTCTACCAGCAAATCTCGTCTGGTGACCTCAACCCAGGCGATGTATCTGCGCAGAGACTGGCTCTGAACGACCTGGACGATATTCAGACGCTCATAACTCAGATTCAAGATGTCAATAACGGCCGGTTTGTGTTCAGTAGCCTCTACCTGAAGGAGAGACATATCCTTTACTACTGGGGAAGAGCTTTCTCATTTCTCTCTCAGAATCTCTTAGCAGGGGATGAAATACATCAACCTTCGCTAGGGAACCTCAAGAGAGTCACAGATTATGCCGCCGAGATAGAGAGTGCACTGCTTGATGCAGGCTCGGAAGGGGTGCTGACATCTGATTATCGATTGGTGCTTTCCGAGCGATGGGATCTTCTCGAAAGCGCCTTCAACTTATACCACCAGCATTCGCATTCTCCTCGAACGGTTGCAAGATGGTGAGTTGTCTAGTACATCATGTAAAAAGCAAGCTAAAACATAGTTTAGGCCTGAAATAGTGCGTAAAGTCCAAGCGACCCCGAAAGTGTCGCCTCAAGAGACCAAAGTAGGTCTTCCAACGCAGTCCGGTGTACGTATACCCTGTAATCAATTTTGGGTATAAACTTACCTCAACCTAACAGACATTCACTACGATACTCTGGTTAACATTCGTCGGAACAACCTTGTCTAATGTCTGGacctttgcccttgcctACAACTACTCAGACCATACACCGGGAACTACAAAAGACGCAGATTTCTGGTTTCTGATGCAAAGCTGCATCACACAGGGGTTTACTTTGATCATCTCAGGCATCCCTTTAAAGGCGGACCCTCGATTGCGAAAGCGCACTTGGGTGCCACCAATGTTGCTAGCATTGGTCTGCACGGTTATAGCACCGCCCCTTTATCTCGCAGCTCCGACGGAGTGGTCCAGCTTTATTGGTCTTGTAG from Fusarium oxysporum Fo47 chromosome III, complete sequence harbors:
- a CDS encoding heterokaryon incompatibility protein-domain-containing protein, producing MSRSSRTVGDVCGVDNHKFWIKDVLRRPKVCDRCYRITADMKCLHQAMSREGFGMRVPLSELHRSAESSLCRLCSIFLCLALHSLLNESFFNWPVAKFLKVHKTAIAALHVRAVVQPVGLRKSFCDLQILLLYGGIVDAGIQARDAMDQHLRFMIYACPNDREATYIRSRECDHNVNSEAAYSKIRSWIADCDDRHSCCPRPVPMPLPTRVLDLNNPDSVKLHETQSERGQYAALSYCWGKKQPSKSLPSSSQDGSTNLQISSLPLTIQDAITVTRQIGLRYLWVDALCIIQDSNEDRDTEIARMAQYYQSASITIFAASASGSDQGFLASTASVRSREPDATSYQFQLSIALPDGTVGIVSAEYCIWDNGVSPEPLDHRAWAYQEHLLCRRALTYGTSTLTWRCGEGLQTWNSWLRRHQKEVTKLLPQGRSQYLYKKEWKDMIAIYNYRNLTFLEDKLPAISALASEVFRISVENGGEPGKYLAGVWENDLHNQLLWFTAPGESRDVRCIPYRAPSWSWASVECNVLFPDPGSGLDAVEIENPKSLQLEIIDCGVTPRCSLLPLGQVTAGRLRVRGCLVHGASIPDPESWLLGTFKGTKSDIFNIITGWSWSLLMVISTGALAVWCFRIGLNLVGKNKLLILSEV